Proteins co-encoded in one Elusimicrobiota bacterium genomic window:
- a CDS encoding aspartyl protease family protein: MGEIRVKVRFENQLDRGLFETGHIAEAEIRVRELDAVVDTGAVLSLLPQDLVEALGLKIFSKAVVALADETRIELPRAGNLTVTVAGRTMNTDCLVGPPGCEPLLGQLVMEELDLIADPAKRTLTVRPESPYLPTLKLKSQRVALRG; this comes from the coding sequence ATGGGGGAGATCAGAGTAAAAGTCCGGTTCGAGAATCAGCTCGATCGCGGACTTTTTGAAACGGGGCATATCGCAGAGGCGGAAATCCGGGTGCGGGAACTGGATGCCGTCGTCGACACCGGCGCGGTCCTGTCCCTCTTGCCTCAGGACTTGGTCGAGGCTCTGGGCCTTAAGATTTTCAGCAAGGCCGTGGTCGCGCTGGCGGATGAGACAAGGATCGAGTTGCCGCGGGCCGGCAACTTGACCGTGACCGTCGCCGGCCGTACCATGAACACGGACTGCCTCGTAGGTCCGCCCGGCTGCGAGCCTCTGTTGGGGCAGCTCGTGATGGAAGAGCTGGACCTGATTGCCGATCCGGCCAAGCGGACTTTGACCGTGAGGCCGGAGTCCCCGTATCTGCCCACCCTAAAACTGAAGTCGCAGCGCGTCGCATTG